Proteins encoded by one window of Winogradskyella sp. PG-2:
- a CDS encoding HEPN domain-containing protein yields MQSFRTELESPIVEKDILELANKIELFRNGKIDEEKFRSLRLARGVYGQRQEGVQMIRIKLPYGKVLSHQLHRISEVSDEYSRSRLHITTRQDIQIHYVDLNRTPELWAELERDNVTLREACGNTVRNVTASETAGIDVNEPFDVSSYADALFKFFLRNPICQEMGRKFKVSFSGTDEDTGLSYMHDLGFIAKIKNGVKGFKVMLGGGLGSQPRHADLFYEFLPSDKIIPLMEGVLRVFDRYGERKSRAKARLKFLLKDIGLDAFKVLVEEEQNAIEYKTVTIDEANYTASTPVLVENPKVEIQNKEAYHLWKSTNLIAQKQKGYFAIGIKVLLGDFYTDKARLLADLVENYAAGEIRLSLRQNILIPFVKEDLLPFFYTELEKLGFVEAGYNKAVDITACPGTDTCNLGIASSTGIAEELERVIKAEYPQYLSNQDLVIKISGCMNACGQHNMANIGFQGMSIRTKDKLVLPALQVLLGGGNLGNGSAYFADKVVKIPSRRGPEALRRILNDFESNSKGKLFVDYYKEKGEKYFYQLLTDLSSIDNLTQEDFIDWGTEEQYVKAIGIGECAGVVIDLIATLFLESDEKIAEAKEAFNNKVYSGAIYEAYRSMVNSAKAILLSENIKTNTQASIIKQFDELFVENKKIDLGTSFSDVIYQIKVYPPSKDFANNYINVAMQFLKHLRAYRELQVAIKS; encoded by the coding sequence ATGCAAAGTTTTAGAACAGAATTAGAAAGTCCAATAGTAGAAAAGGATATCCTTGAATTAGCTAATAAAATTGAGCTTTTTCGTAATGGAAAAATAGATGAAGAAAAATTTAGAAGTCTTCGTTTAGCAAGAGGAGTTTATGGTCAACGCCAAGAAGGAGTACAGATGATCAGAATTAAATTGCCTTATGGTAAAGTATTGAGTCATCAATTGCACCGTATTTCTGAGGTTTCAGATGAATATTCAAGAAGCCGTTTGCATATTACAACGCGTCAAGATATTCAAATTCATTATGTGGATTTAAATAGAACTCCAGAATTGTGGGCTGAGTTAGAACGCGATAATGTCACGCTAAGAGAGGCTTGTGGAAATACAGTAAGAAATGTTACTGCAAGTGAAACTGCAGGTATTGATGTCAATGAGCCATTTGATGTTTCTTCTTACGCAGATGCATTATTTAAATTCTTTTTAAGAAACCCTATCTGTCAAGAAATGGGTAGAAAATTTAAAGTATCCTTTTCAGGAACAGACGAAGACACCGGTTTGTCGTATATGCACGATTTAGGTTTTATTGCTAAAATTAAAAATGGAGTAAAAGGTTTTAAAGTAATGTTAGGTGGTGGCTTAGGTTCTCAGCCAAGACATGCAGATTTGTTTTACGAGTTTTTACCATCTGATAAAATAATTCCATTGATGGAAGGTGTATTAAGAGTTTTTGATCGCTATGGCGAAAGAAAAAGTAGAGCTAAAGCCCGACTTAAATTCTTATTAAAAGATATTGGATTAGACGCTTTTAAAGTTTTAGTAGAAGAAGAGCAAAATGCAATTGAATACAAAACTGTAACCATAGATGAAGCAAATTATACAGCTTCAACACCAGTTTTAGTAGAAAATCCAAAAGTAGAAATTCAGAATAAAGAAGCTTACCATTTGTGGAAGTCTACAAACCTTATTGCCCAAAAACAAAAAGGTTACTTCGCTATCGGAATCAAAGTTCTATTAGGCGATTTCTATACGGATAAAGCACGTTTATTGGCAGATTTAGTAGAGAATTACGCAGCAGGTGAAATTAGACTGAGTTTGCGTCAAAATATTTTAATCCCTTTTGTTAAGGAAGATTTACTTCCCTTTTTCTATACAGAATTAGAAAAGTTAGGTTTTGTAGAAGCAGGCTATAACAAAGCCGTAGATATCACAGCATGTCCTGGTACTGATACTTGTAATTTGGGGATAGCGAGCAGTACTGGGATCGCTGAAGAACTAGAACGCGTGATTAAGGCGGAGTATCCTCAATATTTAAGCAATCAAGATCTAGTAATTAAAATTAGTGGATGTATGAATGCTTGTGGACAACACAATATGGCAAATATTGGTTTTCAAGGGATGTCTATTCGTACTAAAGATAAATTAGTTTTGCCAGCATTACAAGTGCTTTTAGGTGGAGGTAACTTAGGAAATGGAAGTGCTTATTTCGCTGATAAAGTGGTTAAAATTCCGAGTCGAAGAGGACCAGAAGCTTTACGTAGAATTTTAAATGATTTTGAATCCAATTCAAAAGGAAAATTATTTGTCGATTACTATAAGGAAAAAGGTGAAAAGTATTTCTATCAGTTACTCACAGATCTATCTAGTATTGACAATCTTACTCAAGAAGATTTTATTGATTGGGGAACAGAAGAGCAATATGTAAAAGCTATAGGAATAGGTGAGTGTGCAGGAGTTGTTATCGATTTAATAGCAACACTTTTTTTAGAAAGTGATGAGAAAATTGCTGAAGCAAAAGAAGCTTTTAATAATAAAGTCTATTCAGGTGCCATTTATGAAGCGTATCGCTCAATGGTAAATTCAGCTAAAGCTATTTTACTTTCAGAAAATATAAAGACCAACACTCAGGCTAGTATCATTAAACAATTCGATGAACTTTTTGTGGAGAACAAAAAAATTGATTTAGGAACGTCATTTTCTGATGTTATCTATCAAATTAAAGTATATCCACCTTCAAAAGATTTTGCCAATAATTATATAAATGTAGCAATGCAATTTTTAAAGCACTTAAGGGCATATAGAGAATTACAAGTTGCTATAAAAAGCTAA
- a CDS encoding T9SS type A sorting domain-containing protein, whose product MQPGEVYMLLVTNYSTSEGFIQMTEVDGGNFFDTVDCTGFTLNTFVDTNGNDIRDEDEALFPYGDLNYSVNSGNEVALNNDSGSYYIFDENENNSYDFEYILDDTFIDYFSLETPSIQNQFITQGEITNFDIPIDIITPLTNVSIHITPVNSPNPGFDTEQLITLKNLGTSQIDNGTITYTFDPLTTFVSSTDPSTTQLDNTLTIPFTDLAPFETRYINIVLNTNAPPEVNIDNVLTFSASISAGDINDIYLDDNTSEIDVVVIGSFDPNDKLESHGGTIAYESFTTDDFLFYTIRFQNTGTASAQNVEIKDFLTDEHDASSIVMISASHNYQLKIDDQDLEWDFRNINLPDSTNDEPNSHGFVSFKIKSTAGYNINTVFENTAEIYFDFNLPIITNTVVTSLASGLSIEELENAIVRFHPNPTNGIVNITSKSVLKHIEVTNILGQILLSQSLNTLETKIDLQSFVAGNYFISLQTDNGSIIKRVIKN is encoded by the coding sequence GTGCAACCTGGTGAAGTCTATATGTTGTTAGTTACAAATTACAGTACATCAGAAGGCTTTATACAAATGACAGAAGTTGATGGAGGTAATTTCTTCGATACTGTAGATTGTACAGGTTTTACATTAAATACATTTGTTGACACCAATGGTAATGATATTAGGGATGAAGACGAAGCTCTTTTTCCTTATGGAGATTTAAATTATTCTGTTAATAGTGGTAATGAAGTTGCATTAAATAATGATTCTGGTAGCTATTATATCTTCGATGAAAATGAAAATAATAGCTATGATTTTGAATATATTCTAGATGATACATTTATAGATTACTTTTCGCTTGAAACTCCTAGTATTCAGAATCAATTTATAACTCAAGGAGAGATTACTAATTTTGATATCCCTATTGATATTATTACTCCACTTACCAATGTTTCAATACATATTACACCTGTTAACTCACCTAATCCAGGATTTGATACTGAGCAACTCATTACATTAAAAAACTTAGGAACATCTCAAATAGATAATGGAACAATCACTTATACTTTTGATCCTTTAACAACATTTGTAAGTTCTACAGACCCAAGTACAACACAATTAGATAATACATTAACTATACCTTTTACAGACTTAGCTCCTTTTGAAACTAGATATATAAACATTGTGTTAAATACCAATGCACCACCAGAGGTAAATATTGATAATGTTTTAACGTTTTCGGCTTCTATTAGCGCAGGAGATATAAATGATATTTATTTAGATGATAATACTTCTGAAATAGATGTTGTTGTCATTGGTTCTTTTGATCCTAATGATAAATTAGAAAGTCATGGCGGAACAATTGCTTATGAAAGCTTTACAACGGACGATTTTCTTTTTTATACCATAAGGTTTCAGAATACAGGAACAGCAAGTGCACAGAATGTGGAGATTAAAGATTTTTTAACTGACGAACACGATGCTAGCTCTATTGTTATGATAAGTGCTAGTCATAACTACCAACTAAAAATAGATGACCAAGATTTAGAATGGGATTTTAGAAATATTAATTTACCAGATAGTACTAATGACGAGCCAAATAGCCATGGCTTTGTTTCGTTTAAAATAAAATCTACTGCTGGTTATAACATTAATACTGTGTTTGAAAATACTGCCGAAATTTATTTCGATTTCAACCTACCTATTATAACTAATACGGTTGTGACATCATTAGCTAGTGGACTAAGTATTGAAGAATTAGAAAACGCAATAGTAAGATTTCATCCTAATCCTACAAATGGCATTGTTAATATAACATCTAAGTCTGTATTAAAACATATAGAAGTTACAAATATATTAGGACAAATACTTTTATCACAATCCTTAAATACATTAGAAACAAAAATAGATTTACAATCTTTTGTCGCTGGTAATTATTTTATTTCTCTTCAAACGGATAATGGAAGTATTATAAAACGGGTTATTAAAAATTAA
- a CDS encoding DUF2061 domain-containing protein, whose amino-acid sequence MDSVIQSDLSVEKEEKDSLATQENIKRSIVKTISWRVVGTLATVTISYIITGTMALAFSIGGIELVSKMALYFFHERAWNNIKWGK is encoded by the coding sequence ATGGATAGTGTAATTCAGTCAGATTTAAGTGTTGAAAAAGAAGAAAAGGATTCTTTAGCAACTCAAGAGAATATTAAGAGGAGTATAGTGAAAACAATTAGTTGGCGTGTTGTCGGTACCTTGGCTACAGTGACTATTTCGTATATCATTACAGGTACAATGGCTTTGGCTTTCTCTATAGGAGGCATAGAATTAGTTTCTAAAATGGCGCTTTATTTCTTTCACGAACGCGCGTGGAATAATATTAAATGGGGAAAATGA
- a CDS encoding RrF2 family transcriptional regulator: protein MLSKKTKYGIKALVYLAKQKDRNPIQISSISKSENISRKFLESILLTLRKNGVLGSKKGKGGGYYLLKEPKDIPMTTVMRLLEGPIAMVPCVSLNFYEKCDDCPDENVCAVHNLMLQVRDNTLDIFRNTTLADLSN, encoded by the coding sequence ATGCTATCAAAAAAAACAAAATACGGTATAAAGGCTTTAGTCTATTTAGCAAAACAGAAAGATAGAAACCCTATACAGATTTCTTCAATATCCAAGTCTGAAAATATTTCACGTAAGTTTTTAGAAAGTATCTTATTAACTTTAAGAAAAAATGGTGTTTTAGGATCAAAAAAAGGTAAAGGAGGCGGTTATTATTTATTGAAAGAACCAAAAGATATTCCTATGACAACTGTAATGCGACTTTTAGAAGGACCAATAGCTATGGTACCTTGTGTGAGCTTGAATTTCTATGAAAAGTGTGACGACTGTCCTGATGAAAATGTTTGCGCAGTGCATAATTTAATGCTTCAAGTACGTGATAATACATTAGATATATTTCGCAATACTACTTTGGCTGATTTATCTAATTAG
- a CDS encoding BACON domain-containing protein, with protein MKLLNIVFTFLVFIVLFSCSSDDSNEGGQQDSLSLSSITEFSANQESQTVSVTANLYWYVSNTNTWITLSPTYGTNDGTITVTGCSISKTLTITQAAGEENSGELDPNKTPSQNFDLSTWKLKTPENNGSGFSKTISVSEINAGYENSNYFF; from the coding sequence ATGAAATTATTAAACATTGTTTTTACGTTTTTAGTTTTTATAGTTCTATTTAGTTGTAGTTCTGACGATTCCAATGAAGGAGGGCAACAAGATAGCTTAAGTCTATCTTCAATTACAGAATTTTCTGCAAACCAAGAATCACAAACAGTTTCAGTAACTGCGAATTTATATTGGTATGTCAGTAATACTAATACTTGGATTACGCTTTCACCAACTTATGGAACAAATGATGGAACAATAACTGTTACAGGTTGTAGTATTTCAAAAACCTTAACAATTACACAAGCAGCAGGCGAAGAAAATTCAGGTGAGTTAGACCCAAATAAAACACCATCACAAAATTTTGATTTATCTACATGGAAATTAAAAACACCAGAGAATAATGGAAGTGGTTTTTCTAAAACTATATCTGTTTCTGAAATCAATGCTGGTTATGAAAATAGCAATTATTTTTTTTAG
- the metK gene encoding methionine adenosyltransferase yields MPYLFTSESVSEGHPDKVADQISDALIDNFLAFDPESKVACETLVTTGQVILAGEVKSNTYLDVQKIARDTINKIGYTKSEYMFDGNSCGVLSAIHEQSEDINRGVDRASKEEQGAGDQGMMFGYATNETDNYMPLALDLSHRILKELAELRRENKYITYLRPDSKSQVTIEYSDDNTPQRIDAIVVSTQHDDFGTDDVMLTKIRKDIVDILIPRVVAKVPDHIKPLFNSDIKYHINPTGKFVIGGPHGDTGLTGRKIIVDTYGGKGAHGGGAFSGKDPSKVDRSAAYATRHIAKNLVAAGLCDEVLVQVSYAIGVVEPMGIFIDTYGTCDFNLTDGEIAKKVEAIFDMRPSAIESRLKLRQPIYSETAAYGHMGRNNEVVSKTFVQPLGESISMDVELFTWEKLDYVDKVKAAFDL; encoded by the coding sequence ATGCCATATTTATTTACTTCAGAAAGTGTTTCTGAAGGCCATCCAGATAAAGTAGCTGATCAAATTAGTGACGCTTTAATTGACAATTTTTTAGCTTTTGACCCAGAATCTAAAGTAGCTTGTGAGACATTAGTTACCACTGGTCAAGTTATTCTTGCTGGTGAAGTTAAATCTAACACTTATTTAGATGTTCAGAAAATAGCAAGAGACACTATAAATAAAATAGGATATACAAAAAGCGAATATATGTTCGATGGAAATTCCTGTGGTGTTTTATCTGCCATACATGAACAATCTGAAGATATTAATCGTGGTGTAGATCGTGCTTCTAAAGAAGAACAAGGAGCAGGTGACCAAGGAATGATGTTTGGTTATGCCACAAACGAAACTGATAACTATATGCCATTGGCTTTAGATTTATCGCACAGAATTTTAAAGGAATTAGCTGAATTACGTCGCGAGAATAAATATATTACCTATTTACGACCAGATTCTAAAAGCCAAGTTACTATAGAATATAGCGATGATAATACACCTCAACGTATTGATGCTATTGTTGTTTCTACTCAACACGATGATTTTGGTACTGATGATGTAATGTTAACAAAAATCAGAAAAGATATTGTTGACATCTTAATTCCAAGAGTTGTTGCTAAAGTTCCAGACCATATTAAACCTTTATTTAATAGTGATATTAAATATCATATTAACCCAACAGGGAAATTCGTAATCGGAGGACCTCATGGTGATACAGGTTTAACAGGTCGTAAAATTATTGTAGATACTTATGGCGGAAAAGGAGCACATGGTGGTGGAGCATTTTCTGGTAAAGATCCGAGTAAAGTGGACCGAAGTGCAGCTTACGCAACAAGACATATTGCTAAAAACCTAGTTGCTGCTGGTTTATGTGATGAAGTTTTGGTACAGGTATCTTATGCTATTGGAGTTGTAGAACCTATGGGTATTTTTATAGATACTTATGGTACTTGTGATTTTAATTTAACAGATGGTGAAATCGCTAAAAAAGTAGAAGCCATTTTTGATATGAGACCTTCTGCAATTGAAAGTCGTTTAAAACTACGCCAACCAATTTATAGTGAAACCGCAGCATATGGACATATGGGAAGAAACAATGAAGTAGTTTCTAAAACTTTTGTCCAACCACTTGGTGAATCAATTTCTATGGATGTTGAATTATTTACATGGGAAAAATTAGATTACGTAGACAAAGTTAAAGCAGCATTTGACCTTTAA
- a CDS encoding trans-sulfuration enzyme family protein, with protein MSSKHIETQAIRTQIERSQFLEHSNPLYLTSSYVFEDAEDMRASFADEKVRNIYSRYSNPNTSEFIDKICKMEGAEQGYAFASGMSAVFSTFAALLNSGDHIVFSRSIFGSTQTMFNNILPKWNISTSSFKIDEIDKIESLIQPNTKILYTESPTNPAVDILDLELLGSIAKKHNLIFLVDNCFATPYLQQPIKFGADLVIHSATKLIDGQGRVLGGVTVGNSDLIQKIYLFSRNTGPALSPFNAWVLSKSLETLPARINMHCDNALNVAEFLESNDHVNFVKYPFLKSHPQYKLAKKQMKLGGNIVAFEIKGGIDAGRNFLNTIKLLSLSANLGDTRSIVTHPASTTHAKLSEEDRLITGITSGLIRVSVGLEHIDDIIGDLKQALEN; from the coding sequence ATGAGTTCTAAACACATAGAAACACAAGCCATCCGAACACAAATTGAACGTTCTCAATTTTTAGAACATTCTAACCCCTTATATCTTACATCAAGTTATGTATTTGAAGATGCTGAAGATATGAGAGCATCGTTTGCCGATGAGAAAGTGCGTAACATTTATAGTCGCTATTCTAATCCCAATACATCAGAGTTTATAGATAAGATCTGTAAGATGGAAGGTGCCGAACAAGGTTATGCCTTTGCATCTGGTATGTCTGCTGTGTTTTCAACTTTTGCAGCTTTACTCAACTCAGGAGATCATATTGTGTTTTCGCGGAGTATTTTTGGTTCTACCCAGACTATGTTTAATAACATTTTACCAAAATGGAATATTTCAACAAGCTCTTTTAAGATAGATGAAATAGACAAAATTGAAAGTTTAATACAGCCCAATACGAAAATATTGTATACGGAAAGCCCAACAAATCCGGCTGTAGATATTTTAGATTTAGAGCTACTGGGTAGTATTGCTAAGAAGCATAACCTTATTTTCCTAGTTGATAATTGTTTCGCGACACCTTATCTCCAACAACCTATAAAGTTTGGTGCTGATCTAGTTATTCATTCAGCTACAAAATTAATAGATGGACAAGGTAGAGTTCTTGGAGGTGTAACCGTTGGAAATTCAGATTTAATTCAAAAGATTTATTTATTTTCTAGAAATACAGGTCCGGCTTTGTCACCCTTTAATGCTTGGGTCTTGTCTAAGAGTTTAGAAACTTTGCCAGCTAGAATAAATATGCATTGTGATAATGCATTAAATGTGGCGGAATTTTTAGAATCAAATGATCATGTGAATTTTGTGAAATACCCATTTTTAAAATCTCACCCTCAATATAAACTGGCTAAAAAGCAAATGAAATTAGGCGGTAATATTGTGGCTTTTGAAATTAAAGGTGGTATTGATGCCGGAAGAAATTTTTTAAATACAATTAAACTATTGTCTTTATCTGCTAATTTAGGTGATACAAGAAGTATCGTAACACATCCAGCATCTACGACACATGCAAAATTATCTGAAGAAGATCGTTTAATTACAGGAATTACTAGTGGACTTATTAGAGTTTCGGTTGGTTTAGAACATATAGATGATATTATTGGGGATTTAAAACAAGCATTAGAAAATTAA
- a CDS encoding phosphoadenosine phosphosulfate reductase family protein, with amino-acid sequence MIDIDFWNKKLRDKKPNEIAEWALSLSDNRIVTTSFGIYSSVLLSTMSKIDKGIRVVWCDTLYNQPSTYEHASKLIKKYNLNILKYQSLYSKEEIDASIGLPSLEDDNHAIFSEAVKLEPFRRALKEQDPDIWFTNIRVRQTEYRDKKDILSYSKDGILKVSPFYYWSDAELDRYIEENQLEKNSYYFDSIKALLNRECGIHLQ; translated from the coding sequence ATGATAGATATAGATTTTTGGAACAAAAAGCTTAGAGATAAAAAACCTAATGAAATTGCTGAGTGGGCATTAAGTTTATCTGATAATAGAATTGTAACAACAAGTTTTGGTATTTACTCTTCAGTATTATTGAGTACAATGTCTAAGATAGACAAGGGAATAAGAGTCGTTTGGTGTGATACTTTATATAATCAACCAAGCACATATGAGCATGCTTCAAAATTAATAAAGAAATACAATCTCAATATTCTTAAATACCAATCTTTATATAGTAAAGAAGAAATTGACGCTTCAATTGGATTACCAAGTTTAGAAGATGATAATCATGCCATTTTTTCAGAGGCCGTAAAATTAGAACCTTTTAGACGAGCATTAAAAGAACAGGATCCAGATATATGGTTTACAAATATTAGGGTGAGGCAGACAGAATATAGAGACAAGAAAGATATTTTAAGTTATAGTAAAGATGGTATTCTTAAAGTGAGTCCATTTTACTATTGGAGTGATGCTGAATTAGACAGGTATATAGAGGAAAATCAATTGGAGAAAAATAGCTATTATTTCGATTCTATAAAAGCCTTACTTAATAGAGAGTGTGGTATCCATCTTCAGTAA
- a CDS encoding carboxypeptidase-like regulatory domain-containing protein, protein MKSVIPIWKLLAICIIFTIACENKSEPTNNNKPIVKPKFFTDYLGDKVTGDFKGIVIDENKIPIKDVIITIGNKTTTTDSNGNFKIKKANVNVLFTYVKFKKNGYINTSKSMIPKDSINEIIKILRKEIEPSLFRFSKNNYNLPLSDN, encoded by the coding sequence ATGAAGTCAGTTATTCCTATATGGAAGCTCTTAGCTATCTGTATTATTTTCACAATTGCATGTGAAAATAAAAGTGAGCCTACTAATAACAACAAACCTATAGTTAAGCCTAAATTCTTTACAGATTACTTAGGAGATAAAGTCACTGGAGATTTTAAAGGTATTGTTATCGATGAGAATAAAATTCCTATTAAAGACGTCATCATTACTATTGGTAACAAAACGACAACAACTGATTCTAACGGAAATTTTAAAATCAAGAAGGCTAATGTAAATGTTCTTTTTACATATGTAAAGTTTAAAAAAAATGGTTATATAAACACCTCCAAAAGTATGATTCCAAAAGATTCAATTAATGAAATTATAAAGATTTTACGCAAAGAAATCGAACCTAGTTTATTTAGGTTTTCCAAAAATAATTATAACCTACCCTTATCCGATAATTAA